In the genome of Polaribacter sp. MED152, one region contains:
- a CDS encoding TonB-dependent receptor, which produces MKKILFITLLCLSQFINAQEKGTLKGLLSDKESNNEPLPFANVVIKGTTIGTTTDFDGKYTLSVPAGSHIVVFSFLGYKSIEKPFTIKAGETVTINQIMSAEEGVALDDVVIKTTTTKDNANALLLEQKKATVIKESIGSQELAKQGVSDAAGAVSKISGVSKQEGSSNVYVRGLGDRYLNTTMNGLSLPSNDVNKKNIDLNLFQSEVIQSVSISKAYSPEFYGDFAAGNVNIVSKEYKGDGFFDVAVGTGVNTRAAGKDFKKTKGTGHVGFFRRYEHNPFAQVLSHGIDPENGGEPINLNIGLSGGKSFDFGDDSRLSLYVTASFQNGYEYREGPAVDFTNVFKVRYPTAQEYEYTTATTVMGNALYKINDDHKVKYTSMFLNSSSDQVGYFGVNGLGENRDAILNTDEGFFQLNVQFNQDLIFVNQLTGEHDFYNATDEDPEFKLTWGIGFNNVFSHEPDRRRISLENYQFSLDNDPTTNASFYNNIVFDNQRYFQKIIDSELNSRINLEQVVSDNFSLNYGFNGRRKTRNFENIRYGYDFLTPNVEIADPNNIDSVINIENFRNVYNTEVFNSVDPSRYPTANFPGRNENTYFGKLSVFGASLGGVLQVGEKLTVVPGIRLESFEQFISYDVININPNDPKFRNAKETFWLPSLNLKYALNDDQNLRFTFSKTVSVPEFKEVAPFVYEGVTQRIGGNPDLLDNPSFSDVFNIDLKYEWFINRGEVLSLSAFGKQINDPVNLVIASDATGVQRYFRTGDKATILGVELEARKNLITDEDDNAQLTAGFNFTYMHTEQDLYANVSGSAFTTSFNRATDQLQGASPILVNANINYSPTKWENYKPTATLVFSYFADRIDALGSGQIGNIVEKSVPTLDFVWKNNIGENIEINFSASNILDPRIERVREGTPLGDIVLSGYNRGSNISLGFNYKF; this is translated from the coding sequence ATGAAGAAAATACTATTTATAACTTTATTATGCTTAAGTCAATTTATTAATGCTCAAGAAAAGGGTACATTAAAAGGTTTACTTTCAGATAAAGAATCAAACAATGAGCCTTTGCCATTTGCAAATGTGGTAATTAAAGGTACAACTATAGGTACAACTACAGATTTTGATGGTAAGTATACATTATCTGTCCCTGCAGGTAGTCACATTGTAGTGTTTAGTTTTTTAGGGTATAAATCAATTGAAAAACCATTTACAATTAAAGCAGGAGAAACTGTAACTATAAATCAAATAATGTCTGCTGAAGAAGGTGTTGCTTTAGATGATGTAGTAATTAAAACAACAACTACCAAAGATAATGCTAACGCACTTTTATTAGAGCAGAAAAAAGCCACTGTAATTAAAGAGAGTATAGGTTCTCAAGAATTAGCGAAGCAAGGTGTAAGTGATGCAGCAGGTGCAGTATCAAAAATATCTGGTGTATCTAAGCAAGAAGGTTCTAGTAACGTTTACGTGCGTGGTTTAGGAGATAGATATTTAAATACAACAATGAACGGTTTATCATTACCTTCTAATGATGTAAACAAAAAGAATATCGATTTAAACTTATTTCAATCAGAAGTAATACAAAGCGTTTCTATTAGTAAAGCATATTCACCAGAATTTTATGGAGACTTTGCTGCAGGTAATGTAAACATTGTTTCTAAAGAATATAAAGGTGATGGTTTCTTTGATGTTGCTGTAGGTACAGGAGTAAATACTAGAGCTGCAGGTAAAGACTTTAAGAAAACTAAAGGTACAGGTCATGTAGGTTTCTTTAGAAGATATGAGCACAACCCATTTGCACAGGTTTTATCTCATGGAATTGATCCAGAAAATGGTGGTGAACCAATTAACCTAAACATTGGTTTAAGTGGTGGTAAATCTTTTGATTTTGGAGATGATTCACGTTTAAGCTTATATGTTACAGCATCTTTTCAAAACGGATATGAATATAGAGAAGGGCCAGCAGTAGATTTTACAAATGTATTTAAGGTAAGATACCCAACAGCTCAAGAATACGAGTACACTACAGCTACAACTGTAATGGGTAATGCACTATATAAAATTAATGATGATCATAAAGTAAAATACACTTCAATGTTCTTAAACAGTTCATCAGACCAAGTAGGGTATTTTGGTGTGAATGGTTTAGGTGAAAATAGAGATGCTATTTTAAACACAGACGAAGGCTTTTTTCAATTAAATGTACAATTTAATCAAGATTTAATCTTTGTAAATCAATTAACAGGTGAGCATGACTTTTACAATGCTACAGACGAAGATCCAGAGTTTAAATTAACTTGGGGAATTGGTTTTAACAACGTTTTCTCTCATGAGCCAGACAGAAGAAGAATTAGTTTAGAGAATTATCAATTTTCATTAGATAATGATCCTACAACAAATGCATCTTTCTATAATAACATTGTATTTGACAACCAAAGATACTTTCAAAAAATTATTGATTCTGAATTGAACAGTAGAATTAATTTAGAGCAAGTAGTTTCTGATAATTTTAGCTTAAACTATGGTTTTAATGGAAGAAGAAAAACGCGTAATTTTGAGAATATTAGATATGGTTACGATTTTTTAACTCCAAATGTTGAAATCGCAGATCCAAATAACATAGATTCTGTTATAAATATTGAAAACTTTCGTAATGTTTATAACACAGAAGTATTTAATTCTGTAGATCCTTCAAGATATCCTACTGCTAATTTTCCTGGAAGAAATGAAAATACATATTTTGGTAAATTAAGTGTATTTGGTGCTTCTTTAGGAGGTGTATTACAAGTAGGAGAAAAATTAACAGTTGTTCCTGGTATTCGTTTAGAGTCTTTTGAGCAGTTTATATCATATGATGTAATTAACATCAATCCAAATGATCCTAAATTTAGAAACGCTAAAGAAACATTTTGGTTACCATCTTTAAACTTAAAATATGCTTTAAATGATGACCAAAACTTACGTTTCACATTTAGTAAAACAGTTTCTGTACCAGAATTTAAAGAAGTAGCGCCATTTGTATATGAAGGTGTAACACAAAGAATTGGTGGTAACCCAGATTTATTAGATAACCCGTCTTTTTCAGATGTATTTAATATTGACTTAAAATACGAATGGTTTATCAATAGAGGAGAAGTATTGTCTTTAAGTGCTTTTGGTAAACAAATTAACGATCCAGTTAACTTAGTTATTGCAAGTGATGCAACAGGTGTACAACGTTATTTTAGAACAGGAGATAAAGCAACTATTTTAGGAGTAGAATTAGAAGCAAGAAAAAACTTAATCACAGACGAAGATGATAATGCTCAACTTACTGCTGGTTTCAACTTTACATATATGCATACTGAGCAAGATTTATATGCCAATGTATCTGGAAGTGCTTTTACTACATCATTCAACAGAGCTACAGATCAGTTACAAGGTGCGTCACCAATCTTGGTAAATGCAAACATAAACTATAGCCCAACAAAATGGGAAAACTACAAACCAACTGCAACATTAGTATTCTCTTATTTTGCTGATAGAATTGATGCATTAGGATCAGGACAGATTGGTAATATCGTAGAAAAATCTGTACCAACCTTAGATTTTGTTTGGAAAAACAATATTGGAGAAAACATAGAAATCAACTTTAGTGCAAGCAATATTTTAGATCCAAGAATAGAAAGAGTAAGAGAAGGTACACCTTTAGGAGACATCGTTTTATCTGGATATAATAGAGGTAGTAATATTAGCTTAGGATTCAATTATAAATTTTAA